The Salvia splendens isolate huo1 chromosome 20, SspV2, whole genome shotgun sequence nucleotide sequence CAACAAAGCCTTGACATTAACAGAGAAGATAGTAATCCATCACCAATAATAATCACATTCAATAGCAATGGTTTACATATCGGTAAATAAGTCTGACAACCTTTCCTTATGTTCGGTTTCTTGTGTTATACACGAATGTTCTCTGATAAAAATAAGGATAAATAGTCAAATCTATCCCAAACGATCAcatttattttcaaatctatcAACCAATCATCGACTTTGGCCCATTAATACCCAAACTATGAGAAAAGAAATTATGCAGATCTATCTTCGAACAATTATTCTACTTCCAAGCTAAGTAGGATCATTGAGCATATTCGCCACCACAGCAAGAATTTCGGATAACTTTTGTGCAACTATTAATCCATACTCAGTTCGCGAAGATTCCACTTGGCTTTCAAGTACATCGGCATAGTTTCCCATAGATTCGACTATTTACCTAAAAATTATAAAGAAGAAAGTGAAAAGGAGGAACCTGAATCAGATCTTCAAATGCTACTCCAAGTCCCCAGTAATTTCTTGCAATAAACAAAACCAAGGAGCGCGTGCTTCTTAAAAGCTCGTCTCTACAAAGCCATCCATAATGCAACTGACGTTGCAGCTCGCTCTTCTCAACTCCGGCAGCTTCGGCCCAGCTACTCATGCTAGGGATTTTACCGGTATCCTTTTCCAGTATCACCCTCAGCTTTTCCAATTCTGCAACCATCTATAATATAATAACATTAACTTAACTATGagacaaatattttttttctcaaatgaGCCGAAAGCGCTTCTTGCAAAACAGAAATTGAAACAACCTTAACTCCACCTGACATCTCTGCCTCGTTCCTAGCAATCTTGAGCTTTTTGTTTTTGGATCTCGAGTTTCTTCTAGCAGGGGCAAATTTAGCTTTATGGAGATCATTTGAAGGCAATTCTTGCAAAATAGCACTTTCCTTCTCCAACGATCTGTTTCTTCTCAATTTTCTGAGTTCTTTTTTCCCAGATTGAACAATCACCTTCCCTGTACGATTCTCCACAGAGTCATTTACCTTGGACTCGTCAACATTCTCAGTTGGAGCCTTAGACAAATCAAAAGAGGTTGAGGATTTTATGGTCCTTGATAGAAACGAACTGAATAATCTTAGAGCACCGAGTCTTTCTAATTGCTCCAGAATATCTCGTTCCAACCTTACCACGTCAGAATCAGCAAACATGTACTCCAACACATCGAGATTCTTCATCAACAATCTGTACTGTGATGTTTGCATTGCTCGTGCGGTGGTAAGGGAGACAGACTCATCCTCTTTCCTAGAAATCTGAGTGTCGTTATCAAGTAACCTGTATACACTACTATCTCCGGAGCCCTTTCCAAGTCCCACCTGAGTGAATAGATACGAAAGTGAGCAAAAGAGTGTTAAAGACAACAATGGACACAAATCTGTAAAAACATGTGTAAGATATTGCTTGGTTATGCAAAAAGGACTAAAAGCAAACAAAAAACAACCTTTAATTCTCTAGTTTCCAAGAAATACTTCTCCAAGAGCTGATGGGAAGACAAGGAAGCTTGTGCCTTGGAAGTATCGTTTTGAGTTTCGGCCTCGCCATATAGGACAGAAGCTGCAGACACTCTCGCCATAATATATGAATTATCCCTGCCTCTAACTGCATTATAGGACAAGGAGAAGAGTTTAGAACTTCATGATTATTGTGTGTTTATGCATGCTGGCATGTAACGCCCTCAGTAAAAAGAGAGGGGAGAAAAATAGGAAAGCGAAACGAGTTTTAGATGCATAGATTTAAGCCTGTCGTGAAAAGTGTAAATGATACTATTTCAGCCCCAAGAAAGTGACAGATTTATTCTGCTCTAAACAACCCAAACCAAAGTAGTTCGGGTTCCCTCTTACTATTATAAAGGGTAGAATTACTCAGGTGTTATGTCTAAAGTAATTTAATTtcaggaaaaaaataataacttaGTGATAATATTGACATCACTTGAAGTTTCTTTCCATTTCTTCTACTTTTATGAGGTGATTAAAGTGAGCCTTATCAGCTCAGAGAGTCATAAACATTAACAGAAGAAAGAAATGCTTCTTGCAGCATAGAATCAAAACAAAAGCATGAGAGCAGAGCAGCTTATCAGAATCTCAGGGATAAACCCTCACTGAATGACTAAGGGATAGAAAACAGACTATTTTTCAGGATACGGGATACACATTTTGAGAAAACAAGATGTCTCCTATATAAGAGCGTTGGAACTAGAAAATCACGTTGGAAGGGCTCCACTGTCCTTCTAAACTGAGACGGCAGTTATTGCAAAATAGTTCGACACCCCTACATGAATATATAACAGTTTTTGTGTTTAGGGAGCTTCAGCCTGCCCTACCATTGTCATAACCACTACAAGCTATGACCTGAATAGCCCTTTGCCGAGTCGAAAACAAGAAGTTCAGCTAATGTCACAATCTTGTCATCACAATTCACAAAGAGGTAAAGCCTTCTTCATACACAATCTTGAACCTAGAATGCAGTGCATTAGTCTATGAATCAATCTTAACCCAACAAAATTATTTCAGTTTATAGCCTTGATCCTCTTGGAAATATTACTTGTGTTTTTCTCATTAATCATGTCATAAATGAACAATTTATCCCAAGCCGTCGCATAAACTACCTAAGCTCATCTTTTccaattataataataaaaacattTGTTGAAGCAGAATCACTAAACATAAGACAAACCAAACCAATATAAATCaatagtaatatataaaaataaatctaaattgGAGAAGTGATGAGACTCACAAGAATATGAAGAAGGCAAAGATGAAGAACTTGTGGAGAGAGGCGACTGAACTGAGAGACCGCCCCATTTGATGTTTAGCCTAAAACCCATCAGCACAAATCGTTTCTTGAAAGCAAGAAACAGAGGGGAAATAGAGTAAGcatcaaatatttatttattgataatGAAAAATGATGAGTAGCAGAGAGAGAGATCAGAGATGTCTCAGCCACTGGTTCCCCATCTCAAGCATGGGGCAGTTCCATTTCACACGTTTACTTCCGCTTTTACAAAAAATAGtcagaatttaaataatactcgtACTCACAAAAGAATAACGTTTGATATTTAATTTAGGGATTTGGGCGATCAAATTTTAAGTGTTTCGGTTATTTTGGTTAAAGCAGCTCGAAGGTCTGaccaaattatttttatacaaTGGAGTTAAAGTaaatttaaagttatgagaGGAACGAGAGATATTTTGTAGAGCAAATGGATTAATTAATATGCTAACAAAAATATATTCGCAGAAATTATAAATTGATTATAAAGATATAGAGCATAGATATAAGATACCATCCCTTTCACTAGAGCCAGAGGTATCAAAGTCATTGGAATGAGTACTAACCCACCCCTCCTATTATTTTTTTGCCGGCCTATTTTCTTTCCAGTTACTCGCAATTCTATTTTCCGATCCCTCCCAAATTATTCATACTATTTCATTGTAAATACTACTCtcccgtccccaaagaatatacactttgagttcagcatgagttttaatacaaaactCTTTGCATGTGCTTGAATTGATGCTCTTGTTTTGGGATGTCAATAGATGAGGAATTGGGATTTCAATTTCAACATCAAGCATTCATTCATATGGAATTTGATCGCATCAACAGCAGTTCTCTTCGCGTGTGCTTGAATTGGTGCTCTTGATTTGGGATGTCGATGGATGAGGAATGGGGATTTCAATTTCAACATCAAGCATTCATTCATAGGCACAAACAACATCATCAACTAATTCTTCTTTCAGGTAAATTTTCACAATACTTCATCTGGTCCTGTTACTACTACAAGTTTGACGCTTCATTAAACAATGCTCAAGTTCAGGTATAGGCATGATTTGATACATATGACCTAGAATCTTTTACAATTAGATAGCTAGAAATTATTTGGACTAGAAGATCAAGAATATGTAGATTTGATACATTTATGCAATTATGTAGATTGTAGAATATGCTGGCAATCCTTCATGGATGGCCTATTTGAAGGTGACTTAGCAGTGTACAAAACAACCCTAGACGAAAAACAGTTATGATTTGGTTCAAGTAGGTGGAGTCCTTGATCTCATCATCCAGTGCTTCAATAATGGCGTTTGTATCTCTTGACTGCAGGTGTGCCCTTTGTGCTAGGTTCATATGATCTCCATAAGTAACAGCCTCTCTTCTTGTAGTCAGTTCGAGTAGAACCACTCCGAAGCTATAAACATCTGTCTTTCTGTTCACTTTTGTTGTGTAGGAATACTCTGCGAATAATGGTTCACAAGTTTTGTCAATGTGTTTAAAACAAGAAGTCACATAAGGGACAGTTTGGTAGAGAAGAGAAATAAACGAAACATGGTTTACAAGTTTTGTCAATGTATTAAGAGCATGGTTTACAAGTTGGTAGGGAAGATAAATAAACAAGAAATCACTTACGGGGCAGTTTGTCAATGTATAGATATGTTATCTGTCTTACCAAACTGTCCTAAAGATAATGAGGGTTAGTAAGTATAATTCATGCCGGGGGCAATGTAGCCAAATGTTCCTGCTATACTTGATGCTATTTCTGTATCTCCGTGCCTGCTAAGCAATTTTGATAGTCCGAAATCTGCTATTTTTGCATTGAATTCTGAGTCCAGTAGTATATTCCTCGACTTGATATCCCGGTGAATGATAGTTGTGGAACAATCATGGTGCATATAGGAAAGTCCTTGTGCCACTCCAATGGCAATATGCAGCCGCATCGGCCATTCCAGTTTCGTGACTGAACTAGTACCAACTGGTGATATTTCCCTGTTTTTTCCATGCAGCCAGTGATGAAGGCTCTTGTTCTCGACATATTGGTACACAAGAAGCTTCAAGTCGTTGCTCGAGAGATAGCAGAAAAGCTTTACTATATTGTTGTGCCATATAGTCCCCAGTGTCTTGATCTCTGCCAGGAATTCCTTCTCAAGCCCACAGTCTGATTTTCTGGGATTTACAATACTCTCGACAGCAACGTGATTGCTTCCTTCGTTCATGGACACTCGATACACTTTTCCTGCTCCCCCATACCCGATGAGATTTTCATCTGTCAAACTTGACAATATTTCTGTTTTATTGAACTTCAGCCTATCAAATATAATCATCTTCCATTCGTCTTCTTCATTCGTCTCCCATTCGTACCCTTTCTTAGGCCAACATTTTCTTACCAAGTAGTAAAGTATTGCAAATCCTACAACCACACAACAAACTACCATTGCTATCATTATTGCAAATTGGCTCTTTGATGGACATTGCAGATATTCCCGAATTTGATTACCAGAGCACAAGCTTGGAGTGCAACTTGGTAGACCCTCGATCCGGTTATCAGAACATAGATTGAAAGAGTCAAATCAATTCTCATGAAAGAACTCATTCACAATCTCATATCCCACCTTCCCAGAGAATTTGTTAGAGCAGAGGCGGACTGCTGTCATGGACCTCAGATGAACCACGCTTTCCACATCTCCAGATAACTCGTTATCAGACAAATCAAAGGTATGTATCCTCGTTAGATCAGTTATACTTTTCGGAACTGTGCCATGTAGGTTGTTGTGAGTAAGATTTAGCACTTCCAGTCTGTAAACTTGCACTTGTTCTGGCAGTTTCCCAGAGAGGGCATTGTAACCAAGAGACAAATACTCAAGCAAACGCAATTGGAACAAATCTGTTGGGATTGTCCCATTTAGAAAATTCTCCTAAAAATCCAAGAATTTGAGCCTGGACAACTTTATTATATCATCAGGGATCGATCCATTCAAGTTATTGTGAGAGAGATCAAGAACCTCTAACCTTAATGCTTCTATTTGTGTTGGTATCGTCCCGACCAATCTGTTTCCATGCAGCCATAATGGCTGAGCAGCTCGACTGGGATTATCCCAGACAGTTCTTTCATGGACAAGTCCAAGCTCACTAGTTTTGAGCAGTTGCTGAGGCAGACAGGTATGTCTCCATACAAGAAATTTCGAGAAATATCGAATGAAACGATGTTTTTGAGCAAACAAACCTTAGGTGGAATTGTTCCTCTAATGTTCTTCTCTGCTAATGTCAGACCGGTGACTGAACCAAACACACAATCAACTTCAGGCCAGGCGCACATAAATGAAGTCGAATTCCACAGTTGAAGTGATGGGGGACTGCCCCAATGCTGTTTCAATCAACTTTAATGTGTTAAGATCATTGTAACCACTTGCTTAAGTTTAAGTAAAGAACTCAAGTCAATGAAAAAAGAAGCAATGCAAGTGCAGTCCTACCCCAGTCATCAGttaagattttttttctttcttattcatattcaaatggttttaattttcttcatatttttttcaaaattctaCCACTCCTCTCAATTTGTTATATCCCCCCAAATTCAAATACTATGGATGTGAACAACTAAGTACTAACTCAGAGAAGTTGAGTATCGTAAACAATCCACCCTTCTTTAAAGTGTCTATTGACTAGGCCCACTTGACGTTTGTCAGTTCTAATAGTTGATTGCGAATTACGCGCACAATACACCAAAGAAGAAATCATACAGATATTCAGAGTCTATATGGATATCAACAAAGTTCTGATCATCGTCGACAACCAACAAAATCGAAGatgttttgtgaaaaaattGATAATGGGTACAACAAGGTACGCCTAAAAATTGAAGGTATCCATCGTGATTTATGAACAAAATATCGTCTTTTAGTActgttaaaaaataataatattttaataaaataagaaaataaaagaatttaaaggataatactaaatttattttaataaaatagtcATTTTGAACATAATTAAAAGACACATTTTGTAAATCGATGAGACTACCGAGAAAAAttaaacttcatgatttaatattctaattttaaagGTCATCATGAGATaatcaaaatttgaccaaacttcgttatttaaatgactattatcCCCAATCTAGATTACAAAATTAAGGATAGAGCAAAGTTACCTAAAGTTGGTCAAGTACCATCTCAGCTAACGATAGTTCTTAAAAATCCATCACAATTCACAAGATGGACTTCCTAGTCCTTAACCTTGAAAGGCTCGTAGGTCATGAGCGCCTTACCGAGCCCTTGTAGCGAGCCACAGGTCGCGGCCACGGCAACGAGAAAGCACATTGAGTTGATGAGTTGGAGGCCGAGCCACCTCCGGGTCCACCTCCCAACCCTATTCTTGGCAATGTACATTTCTATGGGGAAATACACTGT carries:
- the LOC121781642 gene encoding receptor-like protein 46, which translates into the protein MTGHWGSPPSLQLWNSTSFMCAWPEVDCVFGSVTGLTLAEKNIRGTIPPKQLLKTSELGLVHERTVWDNPSRAAQPLWLHGNRLVGTIPTQIEALRLEENFLNGTIPTDLFQLRLLEYLSLGYNALSGKLPEQVQVYRLEVLNLTHNNLHGTVPKSITDLTRIHTFDLSDNELSGDVESVVHLRSMTAVRLCSNKFSGKVGYEIVNEFFHEN
- the LOC121782109 gene encoding leucine-rich repeat receptor-like kinase protein SUNN, with protein sequence MIAMVVCCVVVGFAILYYLVRKCWPKKGYEWETNEEDEWKMIIFDRLKFNKTEILSSLTDENLIGYGGAGKVYRVSMNEGSNHVAVESIVNPRKSDCGLEKEFLAEIKTLGTIWHNNIVKLFCYLSSNDLKLLVYQYVENKSLHHWLHGKNREISPVGTSSVTKLEWPMRLHIAIGVAQGLSYMHHDCSTTIIHRDIKSRNILLDSEFNAKIADFGLSKLLSRHGDTEIASSIAGTFGYIAPGMNYTY
- the LOC121782091 gene encoding RNA polymerase sigma factor sigC-like isoform X1, with translation MGFRLNIKWGGLSVQSPLSTSSSSLPSSYSFRGRDNSYIMARVSAASVLYGEAETQNDTSKAQASLSSHQLLEKYFLETRELKVGLGKGSGDSSVYRLLDNDTQISRKEDESVSLTTARAMQTSQYRLLMKNLDVLEYMFADSDVVRLERDILEQLERLGALRLFSSFLSRTIKSSTSFDLSKAPTENVDESKVNDSVENRTGKVIVQSGKKELRKLRRNRSLEKESAILQELPSNDLHKAKFAPARRNSRSKNKKLKIARNEAEMSGGVKMVAELEKLRVILEKDTGKIPSMSSWAEAAGVEKSELQRQLHYGWLCRDELLRSTRSLVLFIARNYWGLGVAFEDLIQAGRIGVLQGAERFDQSRGYKFSTYVQYWIRKSMSTLVARHARGVRIPCTLSKAINQVQKARKSLRTSNGKYPDDCEIAKFTGLTVAKIVSASKCLRVVGSINEKIGESTSTKYMEIIPDTSTMTPEEAVFRQHMIKDVHTLLHGLDSREREVIILRFGLGKSQCKSLEEIGRRFSVSKEWIRRIERAALTKLRNEESLKILDYYVYLSS
- the LOC121782091 gene encoding RNA polymerase sigma factor sigC-like isoform X2 is translated as MGFRLNIKWGGLSVQSPLSTSSSSLPSSYSFRGRDNSYIMARVSAASVLYGEAETQNDTSKAQASLSSHQLLEKYFLETRELKVGLGKGSGDSSVYRLLDNDTQISRKEDESVSLTTARAMQTSQYRLLMKNLDVLEYMFADSDVVRLERDILEQLERLGALRLFSSFLSRTIKSSTSFDLSKAPTENVDESKVNDSVENRTGKVIVQSGKKELRKLRRNRSLEKESAILQELPSNDLHKAKFAPARRNSRSKNKKLKIARNEAEMSELEKLRVILEKDTGKIPSMSSWAEAAGVEKSELQRQLHYGWLCRDELLRSTRSLVLFIARNYWGLGVAFEDLIQAGRIGVLQGAERFDQSRGYKFSTYVQYWIRKSMSTLVARHARGVRIPCTLSKAINQVQKARKSLRTSNGKYPDDCEIAKFTGLTVAKIVSASKCLRVVGSINEKIGESTSTKYMEIIPDTSTMTPEEAVFRQHMIKDVHTLLHGLDSREREVIILRFGLGKSQCKSLEEIGRRFSVSKEWIRRIERAALTKLRNEESLKILDYYVYLSS